From Cellulomonas dongxiuzhuiae, the proteins below share one genomic window:
- a CDS encoding ATP-binding protein, with amino-acid sequence MRRRVLQATIAAVTVAVVLLGFPLAFLGAQLVRENALYGLEVRAESVARTVDFRVEQQIALSDRMLEPYTGGDDASGPGGGLRSTVVVRTPDGETYRAGPNLDQRRLTVQSTSDTGATVLLYVSWWDVFWMSTQVIALVVVAAVVAFAAGIAMAIWQANRLAAPLVYLAASAEQLGSGQVRPQLEPSGVEEIDLVAAELARSADRMAGRLAAERQFASDASHQLRTPLTALSMRLEEIMLTAGEDEVREEARIALEQVERLVRVVDDLLAGSRRAQGGTTEAISLREVAHQQEEEWAPTFAAAGRRLVVDVDPATQVLATPGALAQVLATLIENSLKHGAGTTTVRSRAGGSSRAVVVEVGDEGEGVPDDLAPRIFERDVTSGAGTGLGLALARDLASADGGRLELAQRRPAVFALFLSGVPASLRPDVVLPRGAVVSVRRDRRW; translated from the coding sequence GTGCGCCGTCGCGTCCTGCAGGCGACGATCGCCGCCGTCACGGTCGCCGTGGTCCTGCTCGGGTTCCCGCTCGCCTTCCTCGGCGCGCAGCTCGTGCGGGAGAACGCGCTGTACGGGCTCGAGGTCCGTGCCGAGTCGGTCGCCCGCACGGTCGACTTCCGGGTCGAGCAGCAGATCGCGCTCTCCGACCGCATGCTCGAGCCCTACACCGGCGGCGACGACGCCAGCGGTCCGGGTGGCGGGCTCCGCTCGACCGTCGTGGTGCGGACGCCCGACGGCGAGACCTACCGGGCCGGCCCGAACCTCGACCAGCGCCGGCTCACGGTCCAGAGCACCTCCGACACCGGGGCGACCGTGCTGCTCTACGTCTCGTGGTGGGACGTCTTCTGGATGTCGACCCAGGTCATCGCGCTCGTCGTGGTCGCCGCGGTCGTGGCGTTCGCGGCCGGGATCGCCATGGCGATCTGGCAGGCCAACCGCCTCGCGGCACCGCTGGTGTACCTCGCCGCCTCCGCCGAGCAGCTCGGGTCCGGGCAGGTCCGGCCCCAGCTCGAGCCGTCCGGTGTCGAGGAGATCGACCTGGTCGCCGCCGAGCTCGCCCGCAGCGCCGACCGGATGGCGGGCCGCCTTGCGGCGGAACGGCAGTTCGCCTCCGACGCGTCGCACCAGCTGCGCACGCCCCTGACGGCGCTGTCGATGCGGCTCGAGGAGATCATGCTCACCGCGGGCGAGGACGAGGTGCGCGAGGAGGCCCGCATCGCGCTCGAGCAGGTCGAGCGCCTCGTGCGCGTCGTCGACGACCTGCTCGCCGGGTCGCGTCGCGCCCAGGGCGGTACCACCGAGGCGATCTCCCTGCGTGAGGTCGCGCACCAGCAGGAGGAGGAGTGGGCGCCGACGTTCGCGGCGGCCGGTCGTCGCCTCGTCGTCGACGTCGACCCCGCCACGCAGGTGCTCGCGACGCCCGGTGCCCTCGCCCAGGTGCTGGCGACCCTCATCGAGAACTCCCTGAAGCACGGTGCGGGTACCACGACCGTGCGGTCACGCGCCGGCGGGTCGTCGCGCGCCGTCGTCGTCGAGGTGGGGGACGAGGGCGAGGGCGTGCCGGACGACCTCGCACCGCGCATCTTCGAGCGCGACGTCACGTCGGGCGCCGGCACGGGCCTGGGCCTGGCGCTCGCGCGCGACCTCGCGAGCGCGGACGGGGGTCGGCTCGAGCTCGCGCAGCGTCGGCCTGCGGTGTTCGCGCTCTTCCTCTCGGGGGTGCCCGCGTCGCTGCGGCCCGACGTGGTCCTGCCGCGCGGTGCCGTCGTCTCCGTCCGCCGGGACCGGCGGTGGTGA
- a CDS encoding response regulator transcription factor — MTQVLLAEDDPAIAEPLARALGREGYDVRVQGTGQGAIDGAASADLVVLDLGLPDMDGLDVARAIRSQGLTTPVLVLTARADEVDLVVGLDAGADDYVTKPFRLAELLARVRALLRRTVGDPADEDELHAQNVRVDVAAHRAFQGERELHLTAKEFDLLRVLVAAAGTVVSRETLMREVWGSDPTGSTKTLDMHVSWLRRKLGDDANAPRYISTVRGMGFRFETGSAADAAAAMPGAAAGPLDKA, encoded by the coding sequence ATGACGCAGGTGCTGCTGGCGGAGGACGACCCCGCGATTGCCGAGCCTTTGGCACGGGCACTGGGGCGTGAAGGTTACGACGTGCGCGTGCAAGGCACGGGTCAAGGCGCGATCGACGGTGCGGCGAGCGCCGACCTGGTGGTGCTCGACCTCGGCCTGCCGGACATGGACGGGCTCGACGTCGCCCGGGCGATCCGCAGCCAGGGCCTCACGACGCCCGTGCTGGTGCTGACCGCGCGCGCCGACGAGGTCGACCTGGTCGTCGGGCTCGACGCCGGCGCCGACGACTACGTCACCAAGCCCTTCCGTCTCGCCGAGCTGCTGGCACGGGTCCGCGCGCTGCTGCGCCGCACGGTCGGGGACCCGGCCGACGAGGACGAGCTGCACGCGCAGAACGTGCGCGTCGACGTCGCCGCGCACCGCGCCTTCCAGGGCGAGCGCGAGCTGCACCTGACGGCCAAGGAGTTCGACCTGCTCCGGGTCCTCGTCGCGGCGGCGGGCACCGTCGTGTCGCGTGAGACGCTCATGCGCGAGGTCTGGGGGTCCGACCCGACGGGCTCGACGAAGACGCTCGACATGCACGTGTCGTGGCTGCGCCGCAAGCTCGGCGACGACGCGAACGCACCCCGGTACATCTCGACCGTCCGTGGCATGGGCTTCCGGTTCGAGACCGGCAGCGCCGCCGACGCCGCCGCGGCGATGCCCGGTGCGGCCGCGGGGCCGCTCGACAAGGCCTGA
- a CDS encoding sensor histidine kinase has product MSWWDRLWQWEDTHRHGVDVTLAVLLTLALVPVSIAAVGTRASGAGAVLVSLCVLGVVAPVAWRRTRPAAAVTVVYTCALLHVVAGFPVLPVDVVVPFALYSVALHGPRWAHRTGIVAAMVGSFVVAAALVMPYGRAVAVMVVVLIASIFLVAWAFGLVRRSRREHLEALVDRAQRLEVERDQQAIIATAAERSRIAREMHDIVAHSLSVIIAQADGGRYAAAQDPQAATRSLGTIAETGRAALTDMRRLLGVLREAPTPGGPGRAGADGAGAPGRAGNAGTAPGVATTTPQPAVEDIEQLVAQVRASGMRVSFVRLGTPRHLPPGAGLTVYRIAQESLTNVLKHAGPDPGVTLMLQWQPTSVTLEVSDDGRGAAADTDGLGQGLVGMHERATMFGGTVTAGPRPGGGFRVRATLPTPGSSTAPAPGAVETATPTPAPTHDPAGGRLP; this is encoded by the coding sequence ATGTCGTGGTGGGACCGGTTGTGGCAGTGGGAGGACACCCATCGCCACGGAGTCGACGTCACGCTCGCCGTGCTCCTCACGCTCGCGCTGGTCCCCGTGTCCATCGCCGCTGTGGGCACTCGGGCGTCCGGCGCCGGCGCGGTGCTCGTGTCGTTGTGCGTCCTCGGCGTCGTCGCACCGGTGGCCTGGCGCCGCACGCGCCCGGCGGCGGCGGTCACGGTCGTGTACACGTGCGCGCTGCTGCACGTCGTCGCCGGCTTCCCGGTGCTCCCCGTCGACGTCGTCGTGCCGTTCGCCCTGTACTCGGTCGCGCTGCACGGTCCGCGCTGGGCCCACCGCACCGGCATCGTCGCCGCGATGGTCGGCTCGTTCGTCGTCGCCGCCGCCCTCGTCATGCCGTACGGCCGGGCCGTGGCGGTGATGGTCGTGGTGCTCATCGCCAGCATCTTCCTCGTCGCCTGGGCGTTCGGCCTCGTGCGCCGCAGCCGGCGCGAGCACCTCGAGGCCCTGGTGGACCGCGCCCAGCGGCTCGAGGTCGAGCGTGACCAGCAGGCGATCATCGCGACGGCGGCGGAGCGCTCGCGCATCGCGCGGGAGATGCACGACATCGTGGCGCACAGCCTCTCCGTGATCATCGCGCAGGCCGACGGCGGCCGGTACGCCGCCGCGCAGGACCCGCAGGCCGCGACCCGCTCGCTGGGCACGATCGCCGAGACGGGACGTGCCGCGCTGACGGACATGCGCCGTCTGCTGGGGGTGCTGCGCGAGGCACCGACGCCCGGCGGACCGGGGCGCGCCGGAGCCGACGGGGCGGGGGCCCCCGGGCGTGCGGGGAACGCCGGTACGGCACCCGGCGTGGCCACGACGACGCCGCAGCCGGCCGTCGAGGACATCGAGCAGCTCGTCGCGCAGGTGCGCGCGAGCGGGATGCGGGTGTCCTTCGTCCGCCTGGGCACGCCCCGTCACCTGCCGCCCGGCGCCGGCCTGACCGTCTACCGCATCGCGCAGGAGTCCCTGACCAACGTCCTCAAGCACGCGGGGCCCGACCCGGGCGTCACCCTCATGCTGCAGTGGCAGCCCACGTCGGTGACGCTCGAGGTCAGCGACGACGGGCGCGGCGCCGCTGCCGACACCGACGGCCTCGGGCAGGGACTGGTGGGGATGCACGAGCGCGCCACCATGTTCGGGGGCACGGTGACCGCCGGTCCGCGCCCCGGCGGCGGCTTCCGCGTGCGTGCGACGCTGCCCACCCCGGGCTCGTCGACGGCACCGGCACCCGGCGCCGTCGAGACCGCCACGCCCACACCCGCACCGACCCACGACCCAGCCGGAGGACGTCTCCCGTGA
- a CDS encoding response regulator, which yields MTTPLPDAATVRVALVDDQQLVRAGFRMVIDSQPDLEVVLEAGDGAQAVRALDPAARTATAPVDVVLMDVRMPTMDGLEATERIVSRATPDAPAPKVIVLTTFDLDEYVLAAIRAGASGFLLKDAPPEEMLAAIRTVHRGDAVIAPSSTRRLLEHLVTALPDDAPAVSDHPAHQAVAQLTEREREVLVLMARGRSNTEIGQDLYVAEATVKTHVGRILAKLGARDRVQAVVVAYEAGLVRAGS from the coding sequence GTGACCACCCCGCTCCCCGACGCGGCGACCGTCCGCGTCGCCCTCGTCGACGACCAGCAGCTCGTCCGTGCCGGGTTCCGCATGGTCATCGACTCCCAGCCCGACCTCGAGGTCGTCCTGGAGGCCGGTGACGGCGCGCAGGCCGTGCGCGCCCTGGACCCGGCGGCGCGGACCGCGACCGCCCCGGTCGACGTCGTCCTCATGGACGTGCGCATGCCGACGATGGACGGGCTCGAGGCGACCGAGCGCATCGTGTCGCGCGCCACACCGGACGCTCCGGCGCCCAAGGTCATCGTCCTGACGACCTTCGACCTCGACGAGTACGTCCTGGCAGCGATCCGCGCCGGTGCGAGCGGCTTCCTGCTCAAGGACGCCCCGCCGGAGGAGATGCTCGCGGCGATCCGCACCGTGCACCGTGGCGACGCGGTGATCGCACCGTCCAGCACGCGTCGCCTGCTCGAGCACCTGGTCACGGCCCTCCCCGACGACGCGCCGGCGGTCAGCGACCACCCGGCGCACCAGGCTGTGGCCCAGCTCACGGAGCGTGAGCGCGAGGTGCTGGTGCTCATGGCGCGCGGTCGGTCCAACACCGAGATCGGGCAGGACCTGTACGTCGCCGAGGCGACCGTCAAGACGCACGTCGGGCGCATCCTGGCGAAGCTCGGGGCGCGCGACCGCGTCCAGGCCGTCGTCGTCGCCTACGAGGCGGGGCTGGTGCGCGCCGGGTCCTGA
- a CDS encoding ABC transporter ATP-binding protein yields MHTTPRPADPAAVDPSAPASRARALTKVYGTGAAAVRALDAVDVDFATGAFTAIMGPSGSGKSTLMHLLAGLDDATSGTVHLGATEITALGDDALTRLRRDRIGFVFQSFNLLPMLTAEQNVLLPLDLAGRAPDRAWLDTLVGTLGLQSRLTHRPSELSGGQQQRVAIARALIAEPEVVFADEPTGNLDSRSGAEVLSFLRRSVRELGRTVIMVTHDPTAAAYADRVLLLADGRIAGDIADPSPESVLAGLEGLRVLEAPAGAPTGATPVVDVAAGGRR; encoded by the coding sequence TTGCACACCACCCCCCGTCCTGCCGACCCGGCCGCGGTCGACCCGTCCGCACCGGCGTCCCGCGCCCGCGCGCTGACCAAGGTCTACGGCACCGGAGCCGCTGCGGTCCGTGCGCTCGACGCCGTCGACGTGGACTTCGCCACGGGGGCGTTCACCGCGATCATGGGCCCCTCGGGCTCGGGCAAGTCCACGCTGATGCACCTGCTCGCCGGCCTCGACGACGCCACGTCGGGCACCGTGCACCTGGGCGCCACCGAGATCACGGCGCTCGGCGACGACGCGCTGACGCGGCTGCGGCGCGACCGCATCGGCTTCGTCTTCCAGTCGTTCAACCTGCTGCCGATGCTCACCGCCGAGCAGAACGTGCTGCTGCCGCTCGACCTCGCGGGACGCGCACCGGACCGCGCCTGGCTCGACACGCTCGTGGGGACGCTGGGCCTGCAGTCACGCCTGACGCACCGGCCGAGCGAGCTGTCCGGCGGGCAGCAGCAGCGGGTCGCCATCGCGCGCGCGCTCATCGCCGAGCCCGAGGTGGTCTTCGCCGACGAGCCCACGGGCAACCTCGACTCCCGCTCGGGCGCGGAGGTCCTGAGCTTCCTGCGGCGCTCGGTCCGCGAGCTGGGGCGCACGGTCATCATGGTGACGCACGACCCGACCGCCGCCGCCTACGCCGACCGTGTGCTGCTGCTCGCCGACGGTCGGATCGCCGGCGACATCGCGGACCCCAGCCCCGAGTCCGTCCTGGCGGGCCTCGAGGGCCTGCGGGTGCTCGAGGCGCCGGCCGGCGCCCCGACGGGTGCGACGCCGGTCGTCGACGTCGCCGCGGGGGGTCGTCGCTGA